A stretch of DNA from Anopheles nili chromosome 2, idAnoNiliSN_F5_01, whole genome shotgun sequence:
GGTGCATGGTTTGTGTGAGATGTCTAGCCAAAAAATCAAGaatgaaatatatataaatgaaccagcggttttctttttagaTGAAAACGTTACAGACTAGAAACAAATTGCATTTAGGTCAGGTACACTAGCATGAAGCGTGAAGGGAAGAGTATGccaaaacatatatatatatatatacattagCGCCAAAAATTTACTCCTCGCACACGTGCGAATGGTAGGAACAAACGAACACTTTAAACAAACACAGGAAGCTTCCGAGGTTGAGAACCTAGCGTAAGTTAGCGAGAAAGAAGGGCCAAGAGAGAAAGGTTGATCGTACGTTGTGCGGGCACAGTGGAAGGATTTTTAAAGAAATGTATTTTATCACGTTTGTCTTGCCCTCGTTCTCTTGATTGCCATTGCGTGTCCTTATTGGGAGCCAGATCCTGTGTCACGATCGGCCTGTGTGCCAGATCCTGTGTCACAGACTGCAAGCGTAGGTGCCATTATCgtttattgtattttgtttttctcggaAAAGAAGGGCACAAATGAATCCATCGATCGCACCACCGGCGAGAAGAGCCCTTTGCTCTTGGTTGGAAGCGTAGTTTAAAGTAGAGAAAGCAGTGCACGTCATACGATCACCATGGGCGCCTCCATGGTGCATCGATCATGCTGTCacgttttttcggtttttcgtgtGCACGTGTTGCGTTGCAAATGGACGCATCCGTGATGCGTCCGTTTGAGGTACGGTTTTGCATTGAAGCCACCGCATTTAAGGTCCTGCGGACAGAAGGCAAAAGATTCCCGGGGACGGTGTGATTCACTCTGCGCAACACCGCCACGTAAGGCGGTGCAATCTGTGTCACGACGATATGATCCCGGCCCGGGAACACGGTGAGCAGCTATGAGTGCTTCATTACAACCTCACGTAGAACTTCGCATATGTATTCGCCACTCTGGTGCCTTTCTTTTCATGATACACTATACCCGTGTAGGAGTTAAGTTATCGTAAAGTCGAAGGAACGTCGCGCGTTCAAAAGCGCCGGTAAGCGAAAGCAGCGATCAACGGTTGTTTAGTCTCTAAATAGAAGCCATGGTACGTATCAGATTCGGAGTGAAATGATAGATCAAATTTGTGCCATTCGGAAAAGGATCACAGcgggaaacaaacacactcacgcacacacacccaatcATTACTGTCGAGTCAAACTGTAGCACAATTAGCCAATttgaaatacaataaaaaattgaagaaattcGTAGAGTTTGAGATACCAACGAAAATAGGGATAGGGACTGGTAAAACAATGGAAGTCTGAAGGGTGGTTAGTGGTTGTTATTAGTAGaatatttttacaatttataAGCCCGTCGTGCTGGCTCagtaacacacacacgcacacagcagATGGCTCCAAGGCGTCACCAGATTCCAGCGGCACAATGGTTTtacaagcgttttttttccaacggCAATAAGTGGTGGAGCGTTTTGCGCTAGCAAGCGAATTGGAAGGCAACGATCGaatcaaaaaaggacaccaccgcCCTGTCACGGTGGTCTGTGAAAACTAGTTAACGTTTTACGTTTCGAATGTTCTGTGATTTATGGCAGGGGAGGAAAGGAAATGTTAACCGTTCGTTTCCGGCAAAGAATTCGCGACAGGCGTTAGCGAACCGTTGTCTTAGTGGAGAGTGTAGCAAGATAGTTTCGATGAAACCCTCTAGAGCTTCCTGCTGGGATCGTTAGGTTGTTGGTGGAAAGTTGTTTTCAAATTAACGTCCGCACGTTCGGGATCAAGATTTGTTACCTTACCACGCCGAGAGACAGTGAGTGGGTTTAAGAGGGAGGGGGAAAAATAAGTTGCCAAAGCGTTTGCGGGTATCAGCGTAGTAATCATTGGATGCCAAAAATGTACACCCACACCGAGCAACCACTACACTAGCAATATTTATTTGGTCCTGTTTTTTGATAAGCAAACCGTACGCGACGGTGTAAGGGTTGGTTCGATCGAGTAGAGTTGACCAGTTTTAATCGTTCAGGTTAGTGGGTACCTTTATTCACGGTGGCATGCTATTTAACGGTAGCAGTATTGTGGACTTATCAAATAAAGTAGATTGAACGACTCGACCATGCGTTTGCGATGTCTGTTGTTTGTGAGAAAAGTTTACTTTCATCGGAATGGCGATTTAGCGTCGTTTTACAGTTTCATCCGGTACGTCGGAAGGAACGGTACGTGACGGGTCCACTTCCATCTGTAAGTAGAGAACGCCACAATTAACACAATTAACGCGCATTCCTCATTCAAAGTGCCCTCTCCAGTGTAAACTCACCGTCGAAGCAGCTCCATTCCGTACGGAAAATCGAACGTGTTTCTCTGCTCACCCGGTAACTCCTCATCGGAAGGATCCACTTCCAGTGCCATTTCTTTCGACCACGCGACCAACCCACGCTCTTCCCGCGTACCGGGAATGAGATTGTCCAACGCACAACCCAACACACCTCCGACGAGAATGGTGGTTCCGAGCAGCACCGACAGCGTGGAATCGACCGTCTCATTACCGGTCCGGATCGCATCGGGATGTTCCTGCAACCAAGGGCACAGCAcgagcggaaagaaaaacgaaagtcCAAGGATGTACAGGTTCCGGGCGGACCGTAGATCCACGTACTGCAGTGCGGCCAACCCGAATGCCGTGATCATACCGAACATGACACAGAAGATGCCTCCGACCACCGGATCCGGTATCATAATGAAAGCGGCCCCGAACTTGTTCAGGACACCCTGCAGAATCATGACACCGGCTGCCCACTGAATCACCCGCCGGCTACCCACCTTCGTTACACCGATTGCACCCACGTTCTCACCGAACGTGTTGGTTCCGTTGCCGGAACCCCATAGTCCGGCTAGCACCGTACCCAACCCTTCGATCCCTATGCCCCGGTTAATGGCGTGCAATGGCGGAGGTGGAGCACCACACATTTGAGAGATCGTCGGGTAGTAGCTGATCGATTCGACCGTACACGCGATCACACCTGCCAGCATACCGAGCACACCGGCCAGCGATACGGTCGGTAACCCGAACTGACCCGGATAGGGCACACGGAACCATGGTGCGTCCTGCAGTACACGCAACCGGACATCGGTACGAGCCGGATGACCCTCGGGGAAAACCCCGGTTGCCGtcaacacaccacacaccgtcCACATGAGCGCGATCGTGAGCAGCACCGGAAATAGTTTAAACAATGGGAACCAGGTCACGTGAAAGCCGTGTCCTTTCCGGTACACCAAACCCGGGCATGATACTTCGGCCAAACCCTGGGAGAATAGCGTCAACAACGCTGTTGTACCGATTGCGATGCCCCACTGCTTCGAGGCCGTTTCGCTGGCATGCCGGAAGAGCGTTATTCCCACCAGTGCCACCGTCGGCACAATCGTCAGTGGCGTGACTATGCGCAGGACCTTACCCACCAGCCCACTGAAGCCCAACACACACTGAGAGATGGCTGCAACGGCAATTGCACCCGATAATTCGCGCATGCGCACCTGCCAAAGTTCCGTCCGGTCGGGGTCACTCATCGCGTCCAGCACTTCGGCCGGTGGACACTTCCATTGGGGCAGATTAAGGATGGCAAGCGTCGGCACCAGGAAGGAGATGGTGCCACCTTGGACGATTGGTAGCCGGCAGCCCCAGGTTGCTTGTAGGTACGTGACGAGACCGGTCACGAATATCATGGTGGAGATTATGGTTCCACGGGCCGGATCCTCATCGCGCATGCATAAGGCCGGGGTTAGGATGAATGGTatcgaaacgatcgcaccGATCATCGTGAGGTAGTGCTGTAAAAGGATGATAAGGTTACATTGACTCAGTTTGTCAGCTACTTCTTCTATAGGTGGGTTTCTACAACCAAGTTCATGACTCAAGCTTGCATGTCTGAAATGTACAAGCTTTTGGTTCGTTCCAAGGAAAAAGTTatcacaaaaagaaaaaccacgtgTTTTAACAATGTTTTTCATGTTTATAATTGGGATATTTTCAGTATGAGCACCTGTCTGGAAGCTTTTTAGTTATTCTAGAAGTTTGTTATTGTGTACTTTCTACATTTTAGTCGAACATTTCATGAATAtacgagcaaaataaaaatagtatCACCTTGTAACGGAAGCACTCTGTcaatatgtttgttttcgttttaagCCATTTGCAATTAGTGTGCGCGTGGGAGGTGTTAGTGTTATCCAAAAAGACACAAAATAAACTAATAAACTTTGTGGAAATTCTACTTCAAATATGTTGATCGTTTGCATCTAATCATAAAAGAAAACGTGCACATCAAACATACGATCAAgcaggcttttttttcttataaatCGGTCGCAATATCTTACAATCGCAACCATAGTGAAACTCGTGATTGTTTGATAAACAAAGTCCATCAAATTGCTAGAAAAATATGCCCAAAGTATTCATAGAAGTGAAACAGAAAAGAACAGGGCTGTAAATACGTGCAGAATAGCGACTTCCGGATACAGGAAGCCGAAACGCAGCACATTCTGTCAAACGAAACATCATTGATCTCAACGAAGATGGAGTCGGAGGATAACATGTTAAAGCTAGCAATATGCTTAACAAGGTGAGTCAGCTCATTTTCCTGCTGAAAAACATGGGATGCTGGTCGCTTATGACCCGCTAAGCTTTTGCCAGTACACCAACTCTGGATGTTTATCCCATCGGAAACCTCTGATACATTCTTGCACGCTACGTTTAACGCTGATCAATATCAACAAATGGGGTTATCGAAAACTATATTATAATATTACAAAATATTGTTAAAAAACATGGGGCCAGGGTACTCAGATACGCAAACATTCTGATCAGtttttttaattctatttTGTAAGCTAGTCGGACTAAGTACAACTTGCTACTAACCAATCAACTCGGACTAAGTAAAGCATATAAGCGAATGACTATCAATGCATTCTGTTCCTGCACATTTCAGCCAATTTGTTCTGATTGTTATTGAACGCTATGGCAATAGTACATTGATTGATAAATTCCAGTTTACACCGGACAAGTACTGCCTATACCACATACCTTCTACAACGCTATCTCATGTTGATGTTCTATCTCGAAAGCtacgcatttttattttaaatcataCGCacctgcagcgccatcataaTGCAAAAATACCACGGTGGATTATCGTCGATGCCATAGTTTATGTCGGCACCCCGAGCCTTCTCgggttttttgtgttcttgcTCCGGTTGTTCGTTGTGGCTCTGTTCCATCACGACTTACTGATTGCACTAAGGCAGGCGAATACTAGTTGCAGTTCGACAAACTCACACTTCTGATTAGCGTGTCATATGGGTAAATTCAAAAGGACAGAAATTGAGAAAACAGTTTTCTAACACTGCGCACAACCGGCCGGCATCAGTAGCACCGTTTTTCCACTGGAGATTGCCTTAACTCTTGTGGCACAATTCTATCACAGAAACACCGAATGAGCAAAGTATCGAGTTTAGTTTGAACTGCTCACAATAGGGGCTAGAAAACGCTTAAGCTCAAAGGCAAACGTTTAGAAGTACCAAACCTCTCCAGACAACAGTCTAGGTTTTCTCCGATAAGACACCCTTGCCGGTGTCCCTCCCGATCGTCTCGTGGTTTCTCTTTATGCCAACACGTTTCGCACCCAACTAACTCGTTGGGACCGAGaccgtttattttatttggcACCAGTGTGTTGCACGGCCGCCGGCTCGGGCACCGTCCAGCTTTCGTGCGTCGATCCGCCGTCTAGTTCTAGACGTTGGATGCGGAAGGAGAAATAACTTGCTACGCTTTACGACAATGGCCATAAAATGTTGAGACGACTGTCAATATGCTGCATGTCATTATTCCTCCAGACCACCAGGGCTTATCAACGATAAAAGGACGGATCCAGCATCGAGCTCCAACCGGAATACTACCGGCACCCGGGGTGTTCTATGTACAGCGAGCAATTTTGAACTTGCTCCTGAATTTGGTGTCACTTTCACGCATTCGTAGGAATGCAAAGTTGATTCTGTACCTTCGATGCTTTTCTTCCTGTGCATCCCTTTTGATGTGATAATAGTCACGCGTTTGCATAAGATAAAATTGTGCACagaaatttttgttttggttcgtATCACTaaatatcgttttatttctgttttgtcCAGCGTGCATctgtttaaaatataaacattATTTGACACTGTGATTACGTGTTTTGTTGTACAAGAATATATTCCCTGGTCTCTGAGTATGTGGCAAAAAAATCCTTAATACACAAGTAAATTTACAAACTTTACACAAAACTGAAACTTGTTTTACGAATCCATCCGATTGATACGCTGCAATCAGCAACCTTTTTGTTGTAGTTCGCAGTAAACGTTCGTATAGTAAACAATACAGTAAACAGCCTTCAGCTGTAGTTCTATATTTGAGCTCGTACTGCTAAGGTACGGTACACAATAGAGAAAATGAGTTTTTCGATGAGCTATAAAGAGAACTGCCTATCACTTAAAATTACTCCAAAGAGGGGGCGACCCGTCCGATGTTGAAACGTATGTAACTTGATTTGTTACAATGCCACCGCTCGAACTGCGCCCAAAACTTCGCCCGCCTGAGCAACCTCAGTAATTGGAGTTGGTCTTcatctttttgtttcgtcgcATGCCAAgcccgttgttgttgttgttcggaaCCTCGTCGATGTCGGAGCTGTCGGATTCGCGGGAGCTGTCGTTGATTGCGTGGCCCAGATCGGCGCCATCAGCAAAGTTCCCAGTGGACCGCGCCTGCTCCAGGTGGCGAACTGGTTTGCGGGGGATAGATggtacattttaaaatcagaGTCCGTGCATTCACGTGGGTATGCGGCTTTTTTAATAGCGCGTAAAAGCATAACACTCTACGCAGGCGGCGTGCGTATGCAATATGTATGAGCCGCGCCAACAGCCCGTGCATTAATATGTATTGCAAAACGCGCGCAAACGTGAAGATGTCATCACGCGTTCTGGAGCGATTTCCTACCATTTAGAAATGTAAACTTACCTTGCGACTCGAGCATACCGTTTTGCCTACGCAGGTCGTCAATGTCTTGCTGGTGCGCATTATTCTTCCGCCGCATGAATTGAATGTATTCTGCAGCTTTTTTCAGTATCTGCGCGCGGCTAGCCTGCAACGATGAGAAGAAATGTGCCATACGAGCAAGTTGTATTTACACCGGATGGCTTGTAAAGGCAGTTTGTACGGTACCTTTTCACCCTGCAGCGATGGTACCGAATCTCGCAGCGATGTGAAGCTGTCCTTGATATGATCACGTCGCTTCCGTTCAAGGGCATTGTGGTGGGCGCGTTTTTCTGcctacaaaaaaacaaatagtaaCAGAATTAGGGACCGAACGGATCTCAATCCCAGTACGTCGTGGTGCTGACCTGAGAATAGAAGTGACTGCCGGCGCCAGAGCGAGATTGGGATTTGGTGTTGTCTGAATCATCCCCATCCTGCAATGAAATGGTACGGTATTCGTAATGggttaaaaaaaacggtcccaacAAGCTGTGTGCTGCTTCGTTATCAGGCCCAAACTTACGTCGCTCTCTATGTCGATGTCCCGGTCATCATCACTCATATTGTCGTACCACTCGCCGGTGCTTTGCTTCCGTCCTTGGTTATCCTCGTGCAAGCGCATCCACGGGCTGTTACTTTCTACGATGGTTCTCAATGCAGGCGAACCGAGATGAAGGCGGTCGATCGAGCTGACAAAACTAATCCAACCATGTGTTCCGGTTACTGCGTCATCCTTAATGAGCTTTCGTGCCTTCCTTAGTTTGTTATTGAAGTACGGTCATCGATACCgtacataaaaacaaaccaaggGAGTTTTGTATTGTTTACACTTACCTCAGAGTAGCATAAATTACCGAATTACGCACCACGCACTTCCTCTTTTAGCGGCGCAGGTGCAGTGCAACACGTTATGATTTCACTTGTATGCCAagcgaagaaggaaaaataacaattGAAAGCTGTCTTCAAAATTCCTGTGAACCacactttattttttattttctgtccGCGAGAACGCAAAGGTTGGGCTATTTATCGCAAGTTGATAGGGGACCTAGCATGTCCTTCACGCGTTTCGCATGACCCAAGTCGCAATCGCTACGTCAAACATGACGTTCGAATGGAGTGTCTTTTCAAAAGTTCGGAATGTCCGTTGTAcgtgataaaattaaaaatattttcgaaAACGCGTGAAAAGGATGTGCGCTTTGTGTCATCGAGTTTTATATGTTTGTAGAAAGGTTTGTATGaataatgttattttttatgaacaTACTGGTGCATACGCTTTGTGAGTCATCACTAATAAACGTGAACTGTGTAGCTTAACAGAATGCATTCTTCGTTCAATCAAGTGATGCTTACTAAATATGATAATAATATTGTAGTAACATCATCAATAGATTGATAGAAATCTATAACAtacgtttgtttcgttcagtTTACATTATAACATGAAGTCATGTGTATTGCAGAATATATAGTTGAAGAAAGATCCAAACGTAAAGCGGAGCCGTAAATGACCATCCTAGTAGaaattattttagttttaGCGCAGCATATCGATTTTTAGATCATCATGGATGGCTTAATCATCAATCAGTAACCTTATCCTGAACCCACTGAGTCTGCCAATTTCGCTTTCCTCACGGCAGATCATTTCCGATTCAGATGGATTTAATGCATCAAAAATACACCCTCTAAAAAGATATTTTTCCCACACGCCACAGCAGATGAGCATCCtgtacactttttttttgtacaaaatgaatccaaaaattgaatattttcttttgtgtgtgtgtgtatgtgtgtgcacaGGCATGGACATGGTTCGGGATTTTAAAAAGCACCGTCGTTTTTCCCAATTTCGGAAACGGCATGAGAGGGGGCAGTTGTCTGCTTAGTATTGACTTCGTTTGAGATtttaaaaacacgaaaaaaaatggcaaaaaaacacattaacaCGTCAATCGGCACCAAAGTAGGGGAGTGTTCTTGTCGGCCTTAATTTCTCCTGGCCATTTGTAGTGTGCAGCAAGGAGCGAATGGGGGAGTGGAAGGGGTGGCTGGGAGCTGCCGACGGGGTGAAATGAGAGATGGATTCGCCTTCCATTGAAGCAGGCGATGAGGGAGTTATTTTCGAGCAGGCAAAAATATGCGAAATCGAAATAGAATCACCGGCCAGCCTCATCCTCTCGTTGTAGTCCTCGCAGT
This window harbors:
- the LOC128726052 gene encoding solute carrier family 23 member 2, whose amino-acid sequence is MEQSHNEQPEQEHKKPEKARGADINYGIDDNPPWYFCIMMALQHYLTMIGAIVSIPFILTPALCMRDEDPARGTIISTMIFVTGLVTYLQATWGCRLPIVQGGTISFLVPTLAILNLPQWKCPPAEVLDAMSDPDRTELWQVRMRELSGAIAVAAISQCVLGFSGLVGKVLRIVTPLTIVPTVALVGITLFRHASETASKQWGIAIGTTALLTLFSQGLAEVSCPGLVYRKGHGFHVTWFPLFKLFPVLLTIALMWTVCGVLTATGVFPEGHPARTDVRLRVLQDAPWFRVPYPGQFGLPTVSLAGVLGMLAGVIACTVESISYYPTISQMCGAPPPPLHAINRGIGIEGLGTVLAGLWGSGNGTNTFGENVGAIGVTKVGSRRVIQWAAGVMILQGVLNKFGAAFIMIPDPVVGGIFCVMFGMITAFGLAALQYVDLRSARNLYILGLSFFFPLVLCPWLQEHPDAIRTGNETVDSTLSVLLGTTILVGGVLGCALDNLIPGTREERGLVAWSKEMALEVDPSDEELPGEQRNTFDFPYGMELLRRWKWTRHVPFLPTYRMKL
- the LOC128731010 gene encoding protein max; its protein translation is MRLHEDNQGRKQSTGEWYDNMSDDDRDIDIESDDGDDSDNTKSQSRSGAGSHFYSQAEKRAHHNALERKRRDHIKDSFTSLRDSVPSLQGEKASRAQILKKAAEYIQFMRRKNNAHQQDIDDLRRQNGMLESQVRHLEQARSTGNFADGADLGHAINDSSRESDSSDIDEVPNNNNNGLGMRRNKKMKTNSNY